One segment of Arthrobacter sp. MMS18-M83 DNA contains the following:
- a CDS encoding helix-turn-helix domain-containing protein codes for MTNEIIAASSPAGTSALLATVGNKVRTMRKDKGMTLSKLSEITGLSPAIVSQIERGLANPSFTTLAQLAHGLDIPVGKFFLGQEETRSPVVRKSERRNLKGVTKKSVGEAVYELLTPDLNGALEAQWIVSPPGHDTSATPFRHSGEEFGIILSGKKDIFLDGECYTLEAGDSITFSSDTPHWYKNSYEEVCVAIWVNAPHVW; via the coding sequence ATGACCAACGAGATCATTGCGGCATCCTCACCGGCCGGCACGAGCGCACTTCTTGCAACTGTCGGCAACAAGGTCCGCACCATGCGTAAGGACAAAGGGATGACCTTGTCCAAACTCTCGGAGATCACTGGCCTCAGCCCGGCGATCGTTAGCCAGATCGAGCGTGGACTGGCCAATCCGTCATTCACCACCTTGGCGCAACTGGCTCACGGCTTGGACATCCCTGTGGGGAAATTCTTCCTCGGGCAGGAAGAGACCAGGTCGCCCGTTGTCCGTAAGTCCGAGCGGCGAAACCTCAAAGGCGTTACCAAGAAGTCCGTGGGAGAGGCAGTCTATGAGCTGCTCACCCCGGATCTCAATGGCGCGTTGGAGGCCCAATGGATCGTGAGCCCGCCAGGCCACGACACCAGCGCCACTCCTTTCCGCCACAGCGGCGAGGAATTCGGCATCATCCTCTCGGGAAAGAAAGACATCTTCCTTGATGGGGAGTGCTACACGCTAGAGGCGGGCGATTCGATTACTTTCTCCTCGGATACGCCCCACTGGTACAAAAACAGCTACGAAGAGGTATGCGTAGCGATCTGGGTCAACGCCCCCCACGTGTGGTGA
- a CDS encoding FAD-dependent oxidoreductase: MNPIATTSSLELSTTTADLTAPVISRSDVLVVGGGPAGVAAAVTAARSGASVTLLERYSSLGGLASGGMVLVLDDMINGQEITVTGIVSEYVERLEKLGLAIVPPADDRKTSEELWNKWGRYGTFDFHSHTNPKPICYAAAFDPDGWKRVSNDLVREAGVNLRLHSWFSRPIVDNGVIKGVICETKSGPQAFMADIVIDTTGDIDVASRAGASHIKDSYLTTLVFRLGNVDTAAAEAFEQANPKEARAINRTIKRLLGGAWELWWLKTPIDGVVWCNAPHMTGYDGVDPADMTAAEFAARDRITEAVEYVRAHLPGFENCYMLDVASQMGVRQTRLLDGEYVMTKDDVTSRRHFADTVARGRDYYYPYRSLLPKEVDQLLVAGRHYSATPEAQKMSREIPPCMAMGQAVGVAAALAVENGVTVREVSAQDIQQGMRRHGADPGDVPSSNATLDNEAVVGA; encoded by the coding sequence ATGAACCCCATTGCCACCACATCGTCACTGGAACTCAGTACGACGACGGCGGATCTCACCGCACCAGTCATTTCCCGCTCAGACGTCCTCGTAGTCGGCGGTGGTCCCGCTGGTGTGGCCGCGGCCGTTACTGCAGCACGTTCCGGCGCATCCGTTACGCTTCTGGAGCGCTACTCCTCGCTTGGTGGCCTTGCCTCCGGCGGCATGGTCCTGGTGCTCGACGACATGATCAACGGCCAGGAAATCACGGTCACCGGCATCGTTTCGGAGTATGTGGAACGCCTGGAGAAGCTCGGCCTGGCGATTGTCCCGCCTGCAGATGACCGCAAGACCTCCGAGGAACTCTGGAACAAGTGGGGCCGCTATGGCACCTTCGACTTCCACTCCCACACCAACCCCAAGCCCATCTGCTACGCCGCAGCCTTCGATCCCGACGGCTGGAAGCGCGTCTCCAACGACCTCGTCCGCGAAGCCGGCGTCAACCTCCGCCTGCACTCGTGGTTCTCACGCCCGATCGTGGACAACGGCGTCATCAAGGGTGTCATTTGCGAGACCAAGTCCGGCCCGCAGGCGTTCATGGCGGACATTGTCATCGACACGACCGGCGACATCGACGTCGCCTCCCGTGCCGGAGCCAGCCACATCAAGGACAGCTACCTCACCACCCTCGTCTTCCGCCTCGGCAACGTAGACACCGCCGCCGCGGAGGCCTTTGAACAGGCCAACCCGAAGGAAGCACGTGCCATCAACCGGACCATCAAGCGCCTCCTTGGCGGCGCTTGGGAACTGTGGTGGCTCAAGACCCCGATCGACGGCGTGGTCTGGTGCAACGCTCCCCACATGACCGGGTACGACGGCGTGGACCCGGCGGACATGACAGCCGCCGAGTTCGCTGCACGTGACCGGATCACTGAGGCGGTGGAGTACGTCCGCGCCCACCTGCCGGGCTTTGAGAACTGCTACATGCTCGACGTCGCGTCCCAGATGGGGGTCCGGCAAACCCGCCTTCTCGACGGAGAATACGTCATGACGAAGGACGACGTCACCTCCCGCCGCCACTTTGCGGACACCGTGGCACGCGGCCGTGACTACTACTACCCGTACCGCTCGCTGCTCCCCAAGGAAGTGGACCAGTTGCTCGTGGCTGGCCGCCACTACTCGGCCACCCCGGAGGCTCAGAAAATGTCCCGCGAGATTCCCCCGTGCATGGCCATGGGCCAGGCAGTCGGCGTCGCCGCGGCCCTCGCCGTCGAAAACGGTGTCACTGTCCGCGAGGTCTCCGCGCAGGACATCCAGCAGGGCATGCGCCGGCACGGCGCGGACCCCGGCGACGTCCCGTCGTCGAACGCTACCCTCGACAACGAAGCTGTGGTGGGGGCATGA